One Methanobacterium sp. genomic region harbors:
- a CDS encoding METTL5 family protein, whose translation MSKKITITKKRHLEMMLQQIPPHKSPKVHLEQYTTPSNIASDILWNAYSLGDIKNKKVIDLGCGTGIFAIGSVLLGASEVTGVDIDHEAVEIAGIQASKMGVEDNIQFISKDIRDFTGSADTVIQNPPFGAQKAKRKEADRIFMTKSMEIAPVVYSFHVLETEPFVERFFNKLGGCITHKFSYSFPIPRTYHFHEKEKIDIDVIVLRIQKKE comes from the coding sequence ATGAGTAAAAAAATAACAATTACCAAAAAAAGACACCTTGAAATGATGCTTCAACAAATTCCTCCCCATAAATCTCCAAAAGTCCATTTGGAACAGTATACGACGCCTTCAAACATTGCCTCTGATATTTTGTGGAATGCATACTCTTTGGGAGATATAAAAAATAAAAAAGTAATTGATTTGGGCTGTGGTACGGGTATATTTGCTATTGGGTCTGTTTTACTTGGGGCAAGTGAAGTTACTGGTGTGGATATTGATCATGAAGCAGTAGAAATTGCAGGTATACAAGCATCTAAGATGGGCGTTGAAGATAATATACAATTTATTTCAAAAGATATCCGCGACTTTACGGGAAGTGCAGATACTGTAATTCAGAACCCTCCATTTGGAGCACAAAAAGCAAAAAGAAAGGAAGCAGATAGAATTTTCATGACTAAATCTATGGAAATTGCTCCTGTTGTATATTCATTTCATGTACTTGAAACAGAACCATTTGTAGAAAGATTTTTTAATAAATTGGGTGGTTGCATAACACATAAATTCTCTTATAGTTTTCCCATACCTCGCACTTATCATTTTCATGAAAAAGAAAAGATCGATATAGATGTGATTGTGCTGCGGATTCAAAAGAAGGAATAG
- a CDS encoding acetyl-CoA carboxylase biotin carboxylase subunit: MFNKILIANRGEIAIRVMRACKELGVKSVAVYSDADSNSLFAKYANEAYNIGNPSPSQSYLNIEKIIDVAEKSGAEAIHPGYGFLAENPNLGFECEKHGIKLIGPNGSIIKAMGSKIESKKLMEKAGVPVVPGTAKGVTDIDEAVDIAESIGYPVIVKASAGGGGIGMRTVYEEDELVRAIESTQSVAASAFGDSTIYIEKYIEEPRHIEFQILADEHGNTIHAADRECSIQRRHQKLIEEAPSPIMTEELREEMGSAAVKAASYIGYTNAGTVEFLYSNGEFYFLEMNTRIQVEHPITEIITGIDLVKEQLKIASGEELCCRQEDITVRGHAIECRINAEDPLNDFAPNPGKITGYRSPGGIGVRVDSGVYMNYTIPSFYDSMISKLIVYGMTRDECIARMRRALNEYIILGVKTTIPFHKSMMLSESFIKAKLHTHFVDEYRGEIMGHMAQVMKADEKIAARLKSTFLPSPKIAAVSAAVNSYVTNLNNSKKEL, translated from the coding sequence ATGTTTAATAAAATACTGATTGCTAATCGTGGTGAAATTGCAATAAGAGTAATGAGAGCATGTAAAGAGCTCGGTGTAAAAAGCGTCGCTGTATACTCTGATGCAGATTCAAATTCTCTTTTTGCAAAATATGCTAATGAAGCTTATAATATAGGAAATCCAAGCCCATCACAGAGTTATCTGAACATCGAAAAGATAATCGATGTTGCAGAAAAAAGTGGTGCTGAGGCAATTCATCCAGGTTACGGATTTTTAGCCGAAAATCCAAATTTAGGATTTGAATGTGAAAAGCATGGTATCAAATTAATAGGACCTAACGGATCTATTATAAAGGCCATGGGAAGTAAAATTGAGTCTAAAAAGTTAATGGAAAAAGCAGGAGTACCTGTTGTTCCAGGTACTGCCAAAGGGGTAACTGACATTGATGAAGCAGTTGACATAGCAGAATCAATTGGATACCCTGTCATTGTAAAAGCATCTGCGGGAGGTGGAGGAATTGGAATGCGTACAGTTTACGAAGAAGATGAACTTGTACGTGCAATTGAGTCCACACAGTCAGTTGCAGCCTCCGCATTTGGAGACTCAACCATCTACATTGAAAAATACATAGAAGAGCCAAGACATATTGAATTCCAGATACTTGCAGATGAACACGGAAACACCATTCACGCTGCAGACAGGGAATGTTCAATTCAAAGAAGACATCAAAAATTGATTGAAGAAGCACCTTCCCCAATTATGACTGAAGAACTCAGGGAAGAAATGGGAAGTGCCGCTGTTAAAGCTGCTTCTTATATAGGTTACACCAATGCAGGAACTGTTGAATTTTTATATTCAAATGGTGAATTTTACTTCCTTGAAATGAACACCCGTATACAGGTTGAACACCCTATAACTGAAATAATAACCGGAATAGATCTAGTAAAAGAACAGCTTAAAATAGCATCAGGTGAAGAACTCTGCTGCAGGCAGGAAGATATTACAGTAAGAGGACATGCCATAGAATGCAGGATAAATGCGGAAGATCCGCTGAATGACTTTGCTCCAAATCCTGGTAAAATAACTGGATACCGTTCTCCAGGAGGAATAGGAGTCAGAGTTGACAGCGGAGTTTACATGAATTATACGATACCTTCCTTTTACGATTCCATGATATCCAAACTTATAGTTTATGGAATGACAAGGGATGAATGTATAGCACGTATGAGAAGAGCCCTGAATGAATATATCATATTAGGAGTTAAAACAACTATTCCATTCCATAAATCAATGATGCTGAGTGAAAGTTTCATAAAAGCTAAACTGCATACCCACTTCGTTGATGAATACCGCGGCGAAATCATGGGGCACATGGCGCAGGTAATGAAAGCAGATGAAAAGATTGCAGCAAGGCTGAAATCTACATTCTTACCATCTCCTAAAATTGCTGCAGTGTCTGCTGCCGTAAATAGTTACGTGACAAACTTAAATAATTCCAAAAAGGAATTATAA
- a CDS encoding type 1 glutamine amidotransferase family protein yields the protein MKVYLYLLNTLADWEISYLTAELNSGRYLDNTKPSVELITIGNTTEPIKTMGGITITPDESIDNIRFKEDDLLILPGADTWMEEENKKIIDIASDVINKKVIIAAICGATVALANKGILDNRKHTSNDIEFFKMFCPEYTGENFYLNQPAVTDDNLITASGIAPLEFSYEVLKRTNLMKTETLEAWYQLYKTKDSKFFYALMESIGK from the coding sequence ATGAAAGTATATTTATATTTATTAAACACATTAGCAGATTGGGAAATCAGTTATTTAACAGCTGAACTGAACAGTGGCAGGTATCTGGATAATACAAAACCTTCGGTCGAGCTTATAACAATTGGGAATACCACAGAGCCGATAAAAACAATGGGAGGTATTACAATTACTCCAGATGAGAGTATTGATAATATCCGGTTTAAGGAAGATGATTTACTTATTTTACCTGGAGCAGACACATGGATGGAAGAGGAAAATAAAAAAATAATAGATATTGCTTCTGATGTTATAAATAAAAAAGTAATTATTGCAGCAATTTGCGGAGCCACAGTCGCCCTAGCAAATAAAGGAATATTAGACAATAGAAAACATACAAGTAATGATATAGAATTTTTTAAAATGTTTTGTCCTGAATACACTGGAGAGAATTTTTATTTAAATCAACCAGCAGTTACAGATGACAATCTAATAACAGCTAGCGGTATTGCCCCATTAGAGTTTTCATACGAAGTATTAAAAAGAACAAATTTAATGAAAACTGAAACTCTGGAAGCATGGTATCAATTATATAAAACTAAGGACTCAAAATTCTTCTATGCCCTTATGGAATCCATTGGAAAATGA
- a CDS encoding biotin--[acetyl-CoA-carboxylase] ligase produces the protein MKDKVLEALYEKKGKYIHIDDLTSKLEIPEAEAREHINSLKNEGYTIETSSNKEFKLKEDLTLLLPHKLKDELNTNYIGKEIHYFREVDSTNEVAKKLAREGAPEGTIVIAESQRRGKGRRGKKWISPLGGAWLSIILRPNTLPINAPQLTFIAGVAAAETIKDEYGLDAGIKWPNDVLIDDKKVCGVLTEISTEINTIDYIITGIGIDANIDINLLPPELQDTTTSLKSELNHDISRMILVQKFLGNFEAMYDEFNKGNFHEILKKWRQLSKTIGRQVEIRKGTEFIRGEAVGVNSKGALILELEDGTLKKIISGECRHISRNL, from the coding sequence ATGAAAGATAAAGTGTTAGAAGCTCTTTATGAAAAAAAAGGTAAATATATCCATATTGATGATCTAACTTCCAAACTTGAAATTCCAGAAGCAGAAGCACGTGAACATATAAACTCACTTAAAAATGAGGGATACACTATTGAAACATCTTCTAATAAAGAATTTAAGCTTAAAGAAGATCTAACCTTATTATTACCTCATAAACTCAAAGATGAACTCAACACCAATTACATTGGAAAAGAGATTCATTATTTTAGAGAAGTGGATTCTACAAATGAAGTTGCAAAAAAATTGGCCAGAGAAGGTGCACCAGAAGGAACAATTGTAATAGCAGAAAGTCAAAGGAGAGGAAAAGGCAGACGTGGAAAAAAATGGATATCTCCATTAGGCGGCGCATGGTTATCTATTATATTAAGGCCTAATACATTGCCTATTAATGCACCTCAATTAACATTTATAGCAGGTGTTGCAGCTGCAGAAACTATAAAAGACGAATATGGACTTGATGCAGGTATAAAATGGCCAAATGATGTTTTAATAGACGATAAAAAAGTTTGTGGAGTATTAACTGAAATAAGCACTGAAATAAACACAATTGACTACATCATTACAGGAATTGGAATCGATGCCAATATTGATATAAATTTACTCCCTCCAGAACTCCAAGATACAACGACATCTCTTAAAAGCGAACTGAATCATGATATATCCCGTATGATACTGGTACAAAAGTTCCTCGGAAATTTCGAAGCAATGTATGATGAATTCAACAAGGGTAACTTCCATGAAATTTTAAAAAAATGGCGTCAGCTTTCAAAAACAATTGGAAGGCAAGTAGAAATTAGAAAAGGAACCGAATTTATCCGCGGAGAAGCTGTAGGTGTAAACAGTAAAGGGGCTTTGATTTTAGAACTGGAAGATGGAACACTTAAAAAAATTATTTCTGGTGAGTGCAGGCACATATCTAGAAATTTATAG
- a CDS encoding PAS domain S-box protein: MIFKETDIKFREIFLKSPIGILFYDNEGKLIAANQSAKDIAGIPESEDVSVNLFNNLDVVSRKEKLIGEGVIKFQSQMNFEDMKAAGYYEPTRSGTAYLDFTISVVDSGYLVQIQDITKRKKIEERLMENEKKYRELVENSNSIILKMDKKGQITFFNEFAEKFFGFNKEKIMGKNVIGTIVPETESSGRNLRELINRIVSDPESHINMENENITHDKRRVWVAWTNKGIYNDDGEVTGVLSIGTDITKRKGAEDAFKHLMFEVSKSKNLILKELREAHNNLELKVQKRTRELNESNYALRKEIQERKHVEEDLIKSRNYLDKIINSIADPVFVKDNQHRWILLNDAYCKLMGYSREEILGKSDYDFFPSHEADIFWEKDEEVFKTGVENVNEEEFTDSEGNIHILLTKKTLYTDISGEQYIVASIRDITERKQAENELRQNERKLKLAMDMAKLAYWEYNVSSDLFTFDDRFYKLYGTTADHEGGLQMSSEEYAQKFLPPEESYMVREELTKALETDDPDFFGQVEHTIMMADGEKRFIIVRYGIIKDAEGRTIKTYGANQDITELKMAEKELRESELKYRTLFNSSPDSTILVGTDGNLMDVNLAAQEVAGLSKENLAGKHFTELNLLLDEEMPLHIKKVSQILEGKSLKPYESRFIDRSGKVRYVETYLKALKKDDEIFAFNVIAHDITERKKAEEKLKEIIDELERSNYELQQFAYITSHDLQEPLRTIASFTQLLERRYRGQLDSDADEFIEFIVDAAVRMKEMIQGLLEYSRVGTQKVEFKEVNMNVELGQALSNLHALITKNRAEITHDPLPDVMADSDQMVRVFQNLISNAIKFRKPGEPTKIHISCQIDKGNNEYMFSVADNGIGIEKEYKDKIFEVFKRLHAMGKYEGTGIGLSVVKRIIEQYDGRIWVESELGRGSTFYFTLPFTHSKDL, from the coding sequence ATTATATTTAAAGAAACTGATATTAAATTCAGGGAAATTTTCTTGAAATCTCCAATAGGTATTTTATTTTATGATAACGAAGGTAAATTAATCGCTGCAAATCAATCAGCTAAGGATATAGCTGGAATTCCAGAATCCGAGGATGTAAGTGTAAACCTATTTAACAATCTTGATGTTGTTTCTAGGAAGGAAAAGCTGATTGGTGAAGGGGTAATTAAATTTCAGTCCCAAATGAATTTTGAAGATATGAAGGCGGCAGGATATTATGAGCCTACTAGATCAGGGACTGCATACTTAGATTTTACTATTTCTGTTGTTGATTCAGGGTATTTAGTCCAGATTCAGGATATTACTAAACGTAAAAAAATTGAAGAAAGATTAATGGAAAATGAAAAGAAATATCGTGAACTGGTTGAAAATTCCAACAGTATTATCCTTAAAATGGATAAAAAAGGACAAATTACTTTTTTTAATGAATTTGCTGAGAAATTCTTTGGTTTTAATAAAGAAAAAATTATGGGAAAAAATGTTATTGGTACAATAGTCCCTGAAACTGAATCTTCTGGAAGAAATCTCAGAGAACTCATTAACAGGATTGTAAGTGATCCTGAATCTCATATTAATATGGAAAATGAGAATATAACTCATGATAAGAGAAGAGTTTGGGTCGCATGGACAAATAAAGGTATTTATAATGATGATGGCGAGGTTACAGGTGTTTTAAGTATTGGGACAGATATTACCAAGCGTAAAGGTGCTGAAGATGCCTTTAAACATTTGATGTTTGAGGTCTCAAAATCTAAGAATTTGATTTTAAAAGAACTAAGGGAAGCCCATAATAATTTAGAATTAAAAGTACAAAAGCGAACTAGAGAGCTTAATGAATCTAATTATGCTCTGCGAAAAGAGATTCAAGAACGCAAACATGTTGAAGAAGATCTTATTAAATCAAGGAATTATCTTGATAAAATTATAAACTCAATTGCTGATCCTGTTTTTGTTAAGGATAACCAGCATCGCTGGATTCTTTTAAATGATGCTTACTGCAAACTCATGGGCTATTCACGAGAAGAAATTCTGGGAAAATCAGATTATGATTTCTTCCCCTCTCATGAAGCGGATATTTTCTGGGAGAAAGATGAAGAAGTGTTTAAAACTGGAGTGGAAAATGTTAATGAAGAAGAATTCACAGATTCTGAAGGCAATATACACATTTTACTCACTAAAAAAACGTTATACACTGATATTTCTGGAGAACAATACATAGTGGCAAGTATCAGAGATATAACTGAGCGTAAACAGGCTGAAAATGAATTACGCCAGAACGAAAGGAAGTTAAAGTTAGCTATGGATATGGCTAAATTAGCGTACTGGGAATATAATGTCAGTTCAGACTTGTTTACTTTTGATGATAGGTTTTATAAGTTGTATGGTACCACTGCTGACCATGAAGGAGGATTACAAATGTCATCTGAGGAATATGCCCAAAAATTCCTTCCTCCTGAAGAATCGTATATGGTAAGAGAAGAATTAACTAAAGCTTTAGAAACAGATGATCCTGACTTTTTTGGACAGGTTGAACATACAATTATGATGGCTGATGGTGAAAAACGCTTTATTATAGTCCGTTATGGAATTATTAAGGATGCTGAAGGTCGAACTATCAAAACTTATGGTGCAAATCAAGATATTACAGAACTCAAAATGGCAGAAAAAGAGCTGAGGGAGAGTGAACTAAAGTACAGGACTCTTTTCAATTCTTCGCCAGATTCTACAATCCTTGTAGGGACAGATGGTAATTTAATGGATGTAAACTTGGCGGCACAGGAAGTTGCAGGATTATCTAAGGAAAATTTGGCTGGTAAACATTTTACAGAACTGAACTTATTGCTTGATGAAGAAATGCCGTTGCATATAAAAAAAGTTTCTCAGATTTTGGAAGGAAAGAGTTTAAAGCCGTATGAATCACGATTTATTGACAGAAGTGGCAAAGTTCGCTATGTTGAAACCTATTTAAAAGCATTAAAAAAGGATGATGAAATATTTGCTTTTAATGTGATTGCTCATGATATTACAGAACGTAAAAAAGCAGAAGAGAAATTAAAAGAGATAATAGATGAGTTGGAGCGTTCTAATTATGAGCTTCAGCAGTTTGCATACATCACATCCCATGATTTACAGGAGCCGCTTAGAACAATTGCAAGTTTTACACAGCTTCTTGAGAGAAGATACAGGGGCCAACTTGACAGTGATGCTGATGAGTTCATTGAATTTATAGTGGACGCTGCTGTTCGCATGAAAGAAATGATTCAGGGGTTACTTGAGTATTCCCGTGTTGGAACTCAAAAAGTTGAATTTAAAGAGGTAAATATGAATGTGGAACTTGGACAAGCTCTGTCTAATTTACATGCTTTAATTACTAAAAACAGGGCTGAGATTACTCATGATCCTCTTCCGGATGTTATGGCAGATTCAGATCAGATGGTCAGGGTTTTCCAGAATTTAATTAGCAATGCTATTAAGTTTAGAAAGCCTGGTGAACCTACAAAAATCCATATTTCATGCCAGATAGATAAAGGAAATAATGAATATATGTTTTCTGTTGCAGATAATGGGATAGGGATAGAAAAAGAATATAAAGATAAAATTTTTGAAGTTTTTAAACGATTACATGCAATGGGCAAATATGAAGGAACTGGAATAGGTTTATCAGTTGTTAAAAGAATAATAGAGCAATACGATGGGCGAATTTGGGTTGAATCGGAACTGGGCAGGGGTTCGACTTTTTATTTCACTTTACCATTTACCCACTCAAAAGATCTTTGA
- the rtcA gene encoding RNA 3'-terminal phosphate cyclase, with protein MIEIDGSHGEGGGALLRISTALSALTMNPIHITNIRANRPKSGLMPQHLNAVKAVAGLSNANVEGLEIESKELFFYPENVKGGTYNIDIKTAGSVTLVLQAFMVPAVFADAPVNIKIRGGTDVRWSPPVNYLQHVTLPVLRSMGYNAELDIIRRGHYPRGGGIINVKINPVKKLNPINISELEVDEIRGISHAVKLPEHVAVRQAESAEKVLKANGFDAEIKIEHSDNTLGPGSGIVLWTGGNTRVGGSSIGERGVRAEKVGEKAAEELLYHISRGAAVDKYNGDQIIPYMALAGKSKVKTAELTLHAVTNIFVTEKIMGKKFDVDGEVGEPAIIKIS; from the coding sequence ATGATTGAAATAGATGGATCTCATGGAGAAGGTGGGGGAGCTCTTTTACGTATATCTACTGCATTATCTGCTTTAACCATGAACCCTATTCACATAACTAATATTCGTGCAAATCGGCCCAAATCTGGTTTAATGCCTCAACATTTAAATGCCGTAAAGGCTGTTGCAGGTTTATCTAATGCAAATGTTGAAGGACTTGAAATAGAGTCAAAAGAACTGTTTTTTTATCCTGAAAATGTAAAGGGCGGAACTTATAATATTGACATTAAAACTGCTGGAAGCGTTACTTTAGTTCTTCAGGCATTTATGGTACCTGCCGTATTTGCAGATGCCCCTGTAAACATTAAAATAAGAGGGGGTACCGATGTGAGGTGGTCCCCACCTGTAAATTATCTTCAACATGTTACCCTTCCTGTTTTAAGATCAATGGGATATAATGCAGAATTAGATATAATCCGCAGGGGCCATTATCCTCGTGGCGGAGGTATCATTAATGTTAAAATAAACCCTGTAAAAAAATTAAATCCAATTAATATCAGTGAGTTAGAGGTAGATGAAATAAGGGGAATATCTCATGCTGTAAAACTGCCGGAACACGTTGCAGTAAGACAGGCTGAAAGTGCAGAAAAAGTCCTTAAAGCGAATGGATTTGACGCAGAAATTAAAATTGAACATTCTGATAATACATTAGGGCCAGGATCAGGCATCGTTCTCTGGACAGGGGGAAATACTAGAGTTGGTGGAAGTTCCATTGGTGAAAGAGGAGTAAGAGCGGAAAAAGTTGGCGAAAAAGCAGCAGAAGAACTTTTATATCATATATCTCGTGGAGCTGCAGTTGATAAATATAATGGAGATCAGATTATTCCTTATATGGCTCTAGCTGGTAAATCAAAGGTAAAAACTGCAGAGTTGACTTTACATGCTGTTACTAATATATTCGTAACAGAAAAAATAATGGGCAAGAAATTTGATGTTGATGGGGAAGTAGGTGAACCTGCAATTATTAAAATAAGTTGA
- a CDS encoding TIGR03576 family pyridoxal phosphate-dependent enzyme, whose amino-acid sequence MLIKSPVDEVKKRENSFRIISSILKQNGRNALYDLTGLAGGFKLSQEDLDLLETYAGPAIFESELQNLGKEHLGGEKILAFNRTTSGILATILALVSSGDEVIHYLPKFPSHPSIPRSTALVGASYREFDNLDEFEINDNTSLVIITGSTMDHDIIKEDEFLKIIDISGSKNIPVFVDDASGARLRTVLYNQPKAMDMGADLVITSTDKLMDGPRAGLMAGKGEIVDLIKSKAHQFGLEAQSATMVGIIKAIESFNGERMIDAFRKKHLVYEAIKKGIGSIKETPTGVMLSADDLINELKRKGVETEFSPADVACVFSALLLRNYHIVTIPAVGMPGASPTIRIDLAAEDAERVDKEYIVKAFIETFSHLNEIVNYKEACELVLYEYDA is encoded by the coding sequence ATGCTTATTAAATCTCCTGTTGATGAAGTTAAAAAGAGAGAAAACTCATTTAGAATTATCAGTTCCATTTTGAAGCAAAACGGAAGAAATGCACTTTACGATTTAACAGGCCTTGCTGGAGGATTTAAATTGAGTCAGGAAGATTTAGATCTCCTTGAAACATATGCAGGCCCTGCTATATTTGAAAGTGAATTACAAAATCTTGGAAAAGAGCATCTGGGTGGAGAAAAGATACTTGCATTTAATAGAACAACATCAGGAATTCTAGCAACTATTCTAGCTCTTGTATCAAGTGGTGATGAAGTTATTCATTATTTACCAAAATTTCCATCTCACCCCTCCATTCCTCGAAGTACCGCGCTTGTAGGTGCTTCTTACAGGGAATTTGATAATCTTGATGAATTCGAAATTAATGATAACACGTCTTTAGTTATTATAACTGGTTCTACAATGGACCATGATATCATAAAAGAAGATGAATTTTTGAAAATAATAGATATATCAGGATCAAAAAATATCCCTGTGTTTGTAGATGACGCATCTGGAGCAAGGTTAAGAACTGTACTGTACAATCAGCCTAAAGCGATGGATATGGGTGCCGATCTGGTTATAACCAGTACGGATAAGTTAATGGATGGTCCAAGGGCAGGGCTCATGGCTGGAAAAGGCGAAATTGTAGATTTAATAAAGTCTAAGGCACATCAATTTGGCCTTGAAGCTCAATCTGCAACGATGGTAGGAATAATAAAGGCAATTGAAAGCTTCAATGGAGAAAGAATGATTGATGCCTTTCGAAAAAAACATCTGGTCTATGAAGCTATAAAAAAAGGAATTGGTAGTATTAAAGAAACACCAACAGGTGTAATGCTTTCAGCTGATGATTTGATAAATGAATTAAAGCGGAAGGGTGTTGAAACTGAATTTAGTCCAGCAGATGTTGCATGTGTTTTTTCAGCGCTTCTACTTAGAAACTATCATATAGTTACAATTCCTGCAGTTGGAATGCCTGGAGCGTCACCAACTATAAGGATAGATCTTGCAGCAGAAGATGCTGAACGTGTTGATAAAGAGTATATCGTTAAGGCATTTATTGAGACTTTTTCACATCTAAATGAAATTGTAAACTATAAGGAAGCATGTGAATTAGTTTTATATGAGTACGATGCTTAA
- a CDS encoding TIGR00288 family NYN domain-containing protein, which translates to MRSFEKLTSLKDYIPLKKREAGGKTIGLLVDGPNMLRKEFSLNLDIVRKIVADFGDMRVGKVLLNQYASDKLIEAIVNQGFTPVVVAGDTDVYMAVEGMELIYNPNIDVVALMTRDADFLPIINKAKENGKETIVIGVEPGFSAALQNSADHAIVLKAETKGRSDQDTREENAY; encoded by the coding sequence ATGCGTAGCTTTGAAAAACTGACTTCTTTAAAGGATTACATTCCTTTAAAAAAAAGGGAAGCAGGTGGAAAGACTATAGGTCTTCTTGTTGATGGACCGAATATGCTAAGGAAAGAATTTAGCCTTAATCTGGATATTGTAAGAAAAATTGTGGCTGATTTTGGTGATATGAGGGTGGGTAAAGTCCTTTTAAACCAATACGCTTCAGATAAACTTATAGAAGCTATTGTAAATCAGGGATTTACTCCAGTTGTCGTTGCGGGCGATACTGATGTTTATATGGCTGTTGAAGGTATGGAATTGATTTATAATCCTAATATTGATGTTGTTGCTCTCATGACTCGTGACGCTGATTTTTTACCAATTATAAACAAAGCAAAGGAAAATGGGAAAGAAACAATTGTGATTGGTGTAGAGCCTGGATTCAGTGCTGCACTGCAGAACTCTGCAGACCATGCTATTGTCTTAAAAGCTGAAACTAAAGGCAGATCTGATCAGGACACAAGGGAAGAAAATGCTTATTAA